Within Dermacentor albipictus isolate Rhodes 1998 colony chromosome 3, USDA_Dalb.pri_finalv2, whole genome shotgun sequence, the genomic segment ttttctttcaccaacttttgaataaactgtgcaagtttcgcactagaaatcgtctcgtccttgcttggccgccatggtctaccggatgcctgcagcccgccgacaacgccacgctactcaataagtaacgtcggtcgagcttcgataggcagaggtcgctacttctcggcagcagtacgatacgctaccctggagtacgcaacaaacagTGTCTGTGAGTCGTATATGTTGAACTATACATTAGATGGCAAGTACAggcttttaaaaaaataaattatggggttttacgtgccagaaccactgtctgattatgaggcacgccgtagtggatgactccggaaacttcgaccacctggggttctttaacgtgcacctaaatatacgtacacgggtgttttcgcatttcgcccccatcgaaatgcggccgccgtggccgggattcgatccggggACCTCGTACTCGGCaacccagcaccatagccactcagcaaccacgagGGGAAGTACAGGCTTTTATTAATAATATTCTagattttttttcagtgaaggaTAAAACAAAGGAACTAGGACGTGCACGTTTGTGCGACAAAGATGTTCAAGTCGACATTCAAATATGACGTAAACGCGCCGGGCTCTGAACAGCACGAGTTTATCACGTCCTCGTGCAACAGCTTTGGTTTGCCTATTACCAAGCAGGTAAACTAACAAAAACAATGAGACGCGCCTCGATTACGTGTGTATACATGTAGCCGCgtgcaatatgagctgcaacatgGTTCACATGTTCAAAACGGCTGCAAGACTTGGTGGCGCCGACATACGAAACATTCGTGAAATAAATGGTAACGATTATTTACGATTCACGGTAACGATTATACCTTGTCAGATTATTCTGAGAAGTTATATCActgtacaaaatacaatcatcggcaaacagactAATTTGCGCATCAGGAGTTATGGTTTTAacgatgtcatttatatacattagaaacagtaaaggccccaagacactaccttggggcacccctgatgTGACTGGGAGAGTGGCCTATAGCTATGTTCACCAACTGTAACGTACTGAGTGCGTTTGCTCAGGTAAGCAATAATCCAGTTTATGAAAATGTCAGATATGCCAATAATTCTAAGTTTGAAGATTAATTGGTCGtgtggaaccttatcgaaggcttttctgaaatctaaaaatattacatccATTTGGCCATTATTGTCTAGCGATAAAGCAAACgaatgaatcactgataccaattgtgttacagtcgaataaccctttctgaagccatgctgaaacgCCGTGAGAACACTGTTTTCAGCGAAGAATTATTTTATATAGTTTGCCACGATGTGCTTCGAGAGCTTGCAGCATTGTGATGTCAGAGAAATTGCACGATAATTTTGTAATCTTAAtcgatccccccccccttttttttttaatattggaaCAACTCGGGGCACTTGATCTCCATTCATCGTGCAGTTTTGCCGACAGCACAGAAGCAGAAAAATATCGCACAAGAAAACTGGCAATAAGTTCAGGATAACGTTTTATAAATATGTTTGGGATTTCGTCAGGGCCACAAGAAGCTTTGGTTTTCAGGTTTACCAACATGTTGACAATTCCAGCATAAGAAATAGAATCCACATCAAATACCTGTTTCATTGGAAGCATAGTAATGCAACCATCTGACACTGCAAAGACACTTTGAAAGTACTCATTAATATGCTGTGCTATGTCTTCGTCATTATTTATTGATGTGCCCTCAATTATTATCTGTGAAAtcggtttcttttcttccttcatatggttccagaattttgtaGGATCATTTTTAATAAAGTTAGGCAGAGAGTTGTTATAATAGTAGCTCTTTGCAGCAGTCACCTTCTGTTTGAGAAAGTTCTGCGCCTCTTTCATTTTACCAGGAATCCCACGCTTTTTTTTAAACCTTTTTAACTTGCGTTTAATATGAATAACATCGCGTGTCATCCAAGGTGTATGTTTGCGAACTGTCTTATCATTACTAGGGATGCAAATGGTCGAGCAACCCCTTCTGAACGGGGcggttggttgcgccaccaagctctggTTATCGTATTGCTTAATGTGCTACCTATGttagaaaataaaaaggaaaaggaaaaaataccacgatgaattcccataaccaaagtttctgagcccctattgtgaactttgtttttgtacgcctccgatGTTTGTCGATTCCTTTCTTCCacaaatcttccaatcgcctcttactaatctctgttgcgaACACGTTTACTTCtcccctgctctcactgaacccaagagcttcaaggaggccagtgattcctaaaccgaccgctgggcagatatcttcacgttctaacaaaacatgcttcatcgtttccctagctttaccccAGCAAgccacatgcttcttcttccttcttatatctcgctttataggtgcctgttctgaggcatcctgatctcgtttCTAAAAGTAATGAGCGTCCCTTTGAGTTACCATgagtttctttcctgatttcgttctttcctctttagttactcatggcaggtttcttttacactgacgccacccatgagattatctcagccaatctgactttccacttgacattctttgttgctgtgttgcccaccatacaggccacatacttgctggtaagcttcctagttcttttccttcactgtgagtcaatgtcaacccgcgagcgattaggcagaaaataatccCAGAGTGACCGCACAGAGGAACTTCATCATAAACATGATAAAAGGAAATCACAATACGGATATTTACTTACTATTCTTTTAAAAAaacattacaccctttggggcttatcttgtcccacaacgatactcttaaaacggttgcaccctttggggtgtatatttgtcccacaacaataatcatcatctgccttgcttgcgtttcctttcctgaaaactcggcgctcgctactttcctgtcgagaatgctgcgtcacactgataaggcgcgtgtcgttcgtgactggaaagtaccgggctcgcaacgttaaagaaaggaaacgcgggcagcacggatgacgattattgttgtgggacaagatacgccccaaagggtgtaaattttttctaagagtgtaatcgtcatctgtctaacccgcatttcctttctttaacgctgcgagcccgcagtacttcccagtcacgaacggcttgcgcgttgtCAGTGTGCACAGCATTCAAAGAAGCGAGCGCCGAgttctcaagaaaggaaacgcaagcaaggcagatgacgattatcgttgtgggacaaatatacaccccaaagagttCAACCGTTCCGAGcatgcactctaaaaaaagtttgcaccctttggggtgtacactCTAAAAggagtttgcaccctttggggtgtatatttgtcccacaacaataatcgtcatctgtcttgcccgggtttcctttctttaacgctgcgagcccggtacttcccagtcacgaacggcatgcgcgttatcagtgtgacgcagcattctcgacagtaaagtagcgagcgccgagttttcaagagaggaaacgcaagcaaggcagatgacgattatcgttgtgggacaaatatacaccccaaagggtgcaaactgtttttagaatgtatatctgccacacaacggtcatctgccttgcccacatttcctttcttgaaaactccgcgctcgttactttcctgtcgagaacgctctgtcatgccgataacgcgcatgccgttcgtgacttggaagtatacGGCAtggtaccaggctcgcagcgttaaagaaaggaaatgcgggcaatacagatgacgattatcgttgtgtggcaaatatacaccccaaagtgtGCAACTGCTTTTATGTAGTGTGTGCCATCTCGGAGACCCCGCTTTAGCGTTTGTGACTGCCGCACATTGCAACAGAGGGCGCAGCATACATACCTATTTCAGACAGCCTCTGCCATAAACGCACAGCGCACAAACGTCAGAAAGCAATCATGGCGGGACATTCGCAGTCGTTTCAATGCTCACTGCAAATCGTTCGCAAATTCCCCCTTCGAAGATACGCTGCTTACGTACCGAACGAGAAAGAAGGCCCTCCAAGTGACAAGGGAACTTGGAAGGTATGGGACGCGTCCTTTATAGCACACTCGAGGAATTTGCAAGTCGTTTTCCCCGCAGGTGATTGTCAGCACTACTAACGATCCGCTCTTCCTATACATTACGGATACGGACATGATGGTTGTCAACCAAGGATCTATCAGCCACGTAAGTTACTTGCATCATGAGGtggtttctttattctatgaggTGGTACTTTCGCGTGAGAAACTGAACCTGCGGTCCTGTTCTTGACCGATCACTCTCGATGAGGTCATTTTACCTGCACGTTGATAGGCAAAGCCACGCAGCGGATTGTGAACGTGACAAAATTTAAGAAATTAAATACATCCCTCCAATCGACATTATATTTTCATGTCGTATTTATCGGTCGGTGCACGAAGGCATCGAGGTGGGCATTACAGGGATATAAAGTATCCCCGAAAGTGATTGATGGAGATGCAGCCCTACCTCGTGCCAACGCTGCACTGAAGAATTTTCAGCATGTGCGTGGTGAGATTACCTTTCACTTTATCCGCACTTATCTACGCCAAAGAGCGACAGAGTCAACAGTGCGACAGCAGTTTTTCCGTGCATGAGCTACTCACTGGTTTCACTTACGCACAACGCTTGAATTTTAAATGAGTGTAATTATTACGTCTTACAGCCTCTTTCGTACAGGGGCGCGATCAGATATCGTTCGAAACGCGCGTTCACTTTGTGTTCAGTTTTGCCTCACGCGATCGGCTTAGGCCGCGCCGAGTCGTCTCGGTGCGTGGCTGACGACTCGGCGCGGCCTAGGcgaatcgcgtgaggcgaaactgaatgcacgtttcgaacaacgatctccgatcgcaccccaggtctCTTTAGAGCGTTCTAGAGCGCTATCGCGGTGCTGTTTGCATTCGGCTAATCGAAATAAAGCGCTCGGAACACATTAGCATGTTTCGTTCAGAGCGCCGCTCTCCAGCTCAGAGGGCTCGGAGACAATCCCACCTTCAACCTGGGAGACCGACCGAAATCCGACAGAAGCTTTCTGTGGCTCCTATCtcaagagggttccgcatcgctGCAAAATGTTAGAGCGCAGAGGAACCAGTCCAATGTACCATTGGTATGCGCTTCTGTCACTCAGCGACCCCGTGGGCACCAGGCATCAGTCATAGGCCTGTTTGTCTTCCTTCTCAGACTACTGCTCTAGAACTATGTACATACAGACCAATTTTCTATCGTACATTTTATGAAATCCAGGATCCAACGATAATGGTGCCGATATAATTTGAAGCCGATGGTCCTGAATGGTAGTTTATACAGATTTGCTGCGCCTGCTACCGCAGGCATTAGCGTTCTTGAATTTTTTCTGTGCATGCAGTTTCATTACTGGTGTCCGATTTTTTGGACCCGGATAGCCCAAGTCAGCCCAAAATTCTGCCTTCAGCCAATGAATGGTCGCGCATGCCACACCTCGGGCATTCTGGAACGACAAATCTGCCAACATGTTCCTTCCACACTCATGGAACAACACGGCACATACTTACGTAAACCATCCTGTCTTCTCATTAGCCTTCTCTGTGAGATCACACCTGTTTCCCAAGCAATAAATGCAAGAAATGGCCCTACACAAGCAAAAATGGTATGCACCTATTTAAGCAAATACCAGCAAAGGTTGTAAAAATGTTATCAAGAAATGCCTGTGTTTACTAAAAACACTCCAAAAGTATTGCTTATTATTTCCCACTTCAACCAATGAGGCAACACATTAAATAAATTAAAGCTTTCCTTGTTTCCCCCAACCCCCTAAATTATTCCCAGTGAGCTATTTACTCTCAATCTTTTCCAGGAATGTGTATTTTTGCTAAACTCAAAGGACTGGGTCCGCGGAGTCATGAAGGGTGACAGCATCCTGCTTCTGTCTCGCTTTCATGTAAGCGACTTGAATTTCACAGAGCTCAACTCTATCTGTTAAGATTCATACATTTGAATTTCGTAGGGCAACAACGAACGGAGGTTCAGAGTGGAGTTTGACAGGTTTGCCGACAAGACTGGAGTGGAGCAGTGTCAGCTTTGCACAGACTTGCTGTCACAATACTTTCCATTTCATGAACGATCTGAAATTGTAAGCAGAGaatttctctctcctttcctttcttctctacTTCAAGTGTCACTTAGTTTTGCTTTCCTGTAGGTTTGTGCCAAGCATACCTTGCATTGACTATGTGGACTACGTGGCATGAAATAACTGAAATAAGCAAGAATTTCTCACTGTGCATTTCACATTGCTCTTAGAGCAACAGTGCATGCTTTTCAATGTTCTCTGTATTTAGCTGATGTTGTATGCCTGTCATGATTTCTGGACTCTTTAAGTGATGTTGCACTGGTGTTACAGCAGTGGCCTAGCCAGTGTTGCCTACTGGGCATGTGCACCCACCCCAACCCCTATTCATTGTCCCGGGTCCagtgcatgcccccccccccccccctgccaaaaaaaatttctggctaaGTCAGCCCAGTCACCAGTCTAAAGCCCTAGGTTGTAACTCTGATTCATTATAAAAATGTGTTGTTGCATGATCAGTgtttcaaaacaaaaaataaaaggcaaaatttTGGTGCAAGGGAGACCTTGAGAATTTATCCCCCACAACTAACAGATTTGCTCCATTTTTACATAAAGTGAATGAGAAAGTTTGTAGATCTCTTTAATGTCAGCAGGTCTTCATCAATTACCTTGCTATGCAAGAACAGGAAATTTGTTCATGTGCTAAAAGCATGCTAGTATACATGGAAAATATTTGCAATTATTATAATACATTCTCAGGTTTCGTACAGAAAATTCAACTAAAAATTGAAGAATTTGAAGGATTCCAAAGGCAAAGAttcaaggaagagaaaaaaaccTCATTTGTACACATACACTAGGAAAAAGTGAAATTGCTTAGTTGCAAGAAATTGCAGCTAAGCAGCTGCCCAATCAGACTCAAGCTTCAAGCTCTTCACATGGCTTTTCATAGTTGACTTTCCCATTGTAATGATGTCAGTTGCCTTCTAGCATGATGGCTAGCAGTGTCTTCAGCCACAGATACTCGTCACATTAAAGCTGAATGACTGAAACTTGCTTTCTGCCAAGCATTTCTGCAACCTAAGGGGCATAAACGGAGCTACGATGGCTGCAGTGTGAACCAACTAGCAACACAACAAAAATAGTGGTACAGCTTGGCTGCTTGATCTGGTTCAGCTGGCtccacagtgtaaatggtaattaaAATGAGCCTGTCGTCAGTGGTTGTGGACATGCCACATTGCATCACTTAGTGACAGTGaaaagaaaatagctgcaatCGTTTTCTGATGGACAGTGTACATGGCAGCACCCTGATGTAGAGTTTGAATGTTTAAAGGTCACCACCAGCACCAGTTCTCAAAAAATTCAAGGAGCAGATTTATTTTCAAGTGTTAAGGGCCCTTGAATCTCCAGATTCAATGATTTCAGGGAGGTGTATGAACTCTGAATTTTTGTCCAACATATTGGCTATTGTTTGCACATACAATCACATGTCGAAACAATGTGCTATTGAAGAGTTAGGCAGTTCAACAGACAGACTGATTAGTAGCGTGCTTTTGCACTGCCTGCATTAGCTGCTTATAACTAcagcggacattttttttttctcagtttgtGAAATTTAAGGTCACGCTGAGGCACTCGACAAAGTacgagggctgtttttttttcaacctccgatcgctccgtgcagacGCTACGCGGTCAGCAGAtggcggacatgcgctgtaggtgactgcgcagctctcgcactacacactccgccattgttgacattcaggcgtcagtcggcattgtgctacagccacgtaaacatggctgccattattgttgctcccgccaagtgtgaattgcgaagtgttattcgttttctacaggctgaaggccatggcgctgcagaaatccatcggagaatgagtcgagtgtatggggaaaactttatgagtgatggtgttgtgcgtgaatggtgtcgaaattttaaagatggacgtaatgatgtgcatgatgaagggtgccaaggacgcaaatctgtcgtttcagatgacctggttcaacgagttgacagaatggttaaagaaaaccgcagattcaccattactgctttatctacggaatttccagaagtttcaaggtctgttttgtactctattgttactgaacggttacgctacaaaaaaactttgtgcacgttgggtcccaaaaatgttgacggacggccacaaaactcgacgaatggcgtcagctttggagttccttgagcgttatcaggatgaaggagacaaccttttgaaatcaatcgtaactggggatgaaacctggattcaatacg encodes:
- the LOC139057436 gene encoding meiotic recombination protein REC114-like is translated as MAGHSQSFQCSLQIVRKFPLRRYAAYVPNEKEGPPSDKGTWKVIVSTTNDPLFLYITDTDMMVVNQGSISHECVFLLNSKDWVRGVMKGDSILLLSRFHGNNERRFRVEFDRFADKTGVEQCQLCTDLLSQYFPFHERSEIAATRNTGINSTDFFKQQFESPEVLREIVKSCLQDPSFPNFVKQVDETLQSLLSKP